One window from the genome of Malus domestica chromosome 01, GDT2T_hap1 encodes:
- the LOC103455113 gene encoding glycosylinositol phosphorylceramide mannosyl transferase 1-like, with product MRGNVWNRRTVQRLRQLLISTVGSMKVKLLLCCCIGFTLIVLASRASDFMGWTSHTAALERFSDSRKGYSIVMNTWKRYDLLKQSISHYSRCPRLDSIHIVWSEPSPPSDSLRKFLDHIVHLNTRDGRQVELKYDINKEDSLNNRFKEIKDLRTDALFSIDDDVIFPCSSVEFAFDVWQSASDTMVGFVPRMHWIDPKGDKNHYIYGGWWSVWWTGTYSMVLSKAAFFHKKYLSLYTNEMPASIKEFITKNRNCEDIAMSFLVANATGAPPIWVKGKIFEIGSTGISTLGGHTEKRTNCVDRFVAGFGRMPLVPTSVKAVDSRNIWFW from the exons ATGAGAGGGAACGTGTGGAACCGTCGGACGGTACAGAGGCTGCGGCAGTTGCTGATCTCGACCGTTGGATCGATGAAGGTGAAGCTTCTGCTGTGCTGTTGCATCGGATTCACGCTCATCGTGCTCGCCAGTCGAGCTTCGGATTTCATGGGATGGACGAGTCACACTGCGGCTCTGGAACGGTTCTCGGATTCCCG GAAAGGATACTCTATTGTAATGAACACATGGAAGAGATATGATCTTCTGAAGCAGTCTATTTCTCACTATTCTAGATGTCCTCGGCTTGATTCAATACATATTGTGTGGAGTGAGCCAAGTCCTCCGTCAGATTCTCTCAGAAAATTTCTGGACCACATTGTACATCTGAACACTAGAGATGGGCGACAAGTTGAATTGAAATACGATATCAATAAGGAAGACAGTTTGAACAACAGATTTAAAGAAATTAAGGATTTGAGAACAGATGCCCTTTTTTCAATCGATGATGATGTTATATTCCCTTGTTCTTCAGTGGAATTTGCTTTCGATGTTTGGCAAAGTGCATCGGATACAATGGTTGGCTTTGTGCCTCGTATGCACTGGATTGATCCG AAAGGTGATAAGAATCACTACATATACGGTGGATGGTGGTCGGTTTGGTGGACAGGTACATACAGTATGGTACTGTCTAAGGCAGCCTTCTTCCACAAAAAGTACCTAAGTTTGTACACAAATGAAATGCCAGCATCAATCAAAGAGTTTATAACCAAAAACAG GAACTGTGAAGACATTGCAATGTCCTTTCTTGTAGCAAATGCAACTGGTGCTCCCCCTATATGGGTGAAAG GTAAAATATTCGAGATTGGTTCAACTGGCATCAGTACCTTAGGAGGTCATACTGAAAAAAGAACCAACTGCGTCGATAGGTTTGTTGCCGGGTTTGGACGGATGCCATTGGTACCCACTTCCGTGAAGGCCGTTGACAGCCGCAACATCTGGTTTTGGTGA
- the LOC103455114 gene encoding uncharacterized protein gives MGSRIVPCSKSWQSTMQISAPVSSSSSKASWVSVSFPSVTKPCGRSSGALGCGFVRWLNSSGSGDLKRRRTSNQSCRSKFDDFSYEELSNQIEGLAQRFNLSEDGDENVEEPAFVASKTSNISPILTYPEGENSKGGGFSTRFSSFKFSALEPSLLGIHPEPPDWPERSEIVRTAMERKANSLEFPVSLRLIKKKQRQQREEGPKGGAGEITSCSLNKAFSSMVFIIHELHSHALSIRESLYSEDLQEVIATVQKREMSMSFVWLFQQVFSGSPTLMVYVMILLANFSVYSMNCNVVAAAPLPVMAETLTETETEEQPYSKPDYISDNDSTRVVKKTSNEGSKADFLDNVTSESSIRHAIVDLEKMYGVSLFNDKEFTAEEDVKLWNSVMEEASRRQSEMRDEALDHATVQQFVSPITVNIEPDYHEHYFRTDLLYQMGLAQDPQNALLLSNYAQFLHVVARDHDRAEECFRRAVQGEKPDAEALIRYADFLWIVRKDLWGAEERYQQAVAEEPDNPYYASRYANFLWSTGAEDTCFPLSTS, from the exons ATGGGTTCCAGAATCGTACCCTGTTCTAAGAGCTGGCAGAGCACGATGCAGATTTCAGCAccagtttcttcttcttcgtcgaaAGCGTCGTGGGTTTCGGTTTCTTTCCCTTCTGTGACAAAACCATGTGGAAGAAGCAGTGGAGCTCTGGGTTGCGGGTTCGTTCGTTGGTTAAACTCTTCCGGGTCGGGTGATTTGAAACGTCGACGTACTTCGAACCAGTCTTGCAGATCAAAGTTTGATGATTTCTCGTACGAAGAATTGTCGAACCAGATTGAGGGATTGGCGCAAAGGTTCAATCTTTCCGAGGACGGTGACGAGAACGTCGAGGAACCGGCTTTTGTGGCGTCGAAGACCTCGAATATCTCTCCGATTTTGACTTACCCAGAAGGCGAAAACAGCAAAGGCGGCGGCTTTTCGACGCGGTTTTCAAGCTTCAAGTTCAGTGCGTTGGAACCCTCTCTGCTCGGGATTCATCCGGAGCCGCCGGACTGGCCGGAGAGAAGCGAAATCGTCAGAACCGCCATGGAAAGAAAGGCCAACAGCCTCGAGTTTCCGGTTTCGCTCCGGCTAATCAAGAAGAAGCAGCGGCAGCAAAGGGAAGAGGGTCCTAAAGGAGGAGCAGGGGAGATTACTTCTTGCTCCCTGAACAAGGCATTCTCTTCCATGGTGTTTATAATCCATGAGCTCCATAGCCACGCTTTGAGTATAAGGGAAAGTTTGTACTCTGAAGATTTGCAGGAGGTGATAGCGACGGTGCagaagagagagatgagcaTGTCATTTGTATGGTTGTTCCAGCAGGTGTTTTCGGGGTCGCCGACTTTGATGGTTTACGTGATGATCTTGCTGGCGAATTTCAGTGTGTATTCGATGAATTGCAATGTTGTTGCTGCAGCACCTCTGCCTGTTATGGCCGAGACTTTGACCGAGACTGAGACAGAGGAACAACCCTACTCGAAACCCGATTATATTTCCGATAACGATTCTACTAGGGTTGTGAAAAAGACCTCGAATGAGGGCAGTAAGGCCGATTTTCTTGACAATGTGACCTCGGAAAGTTCAATCAGGCATGCCATTGTTGATCTTGAGAAGATGTATGGTGTCTCCTTGTTCAATGATAAGGAGTTCACTGCAGAGGAGGATGTGAAGTTGTGGAACTCTGTGATGGAGGAAGCTTCGAGAAGGCAGTCAGAAATGAGGGATGAGGCTCTTGATCACGCAACGGTGCAGCAATTCGTGTCACCGATAACTGTGAATATCGAACCGGATTATCATGAGCACTACTTTAGGACTGACCTTTTGTACCAGATGGGTTTAGCTCAGGATCCTCAGAATGCACTTCTGCTCTCAAACTATGCACAATTCCTCCATGTCGTGGCTCGCGATCACGATAG GGCCGAGGAGTGCTTCAGGCGTGCCGTGCAAGGGGAGAAACCAGACGCTGAGGCTTTGATCCGGTACGCGGACTTCTTGTGGATAGTAAGGAAAGACCTGTGGGGTGCAGAAGAGAGATACCAGCAAGCAGTGGCAGAGGAGCCAGACAATCCCTATTACGCCTCCAGATATGCCAATTTCCTCTGGAGCACTGGCGCCGAAGATACTTGCTTCCCTCTCAGTACATCCTAG
- the LOC103455112 gene encoding probable aquaporin PIP1-4: protein MEGKEEDVRLGANKYSERQPIGTSAQSQDDGKDYKEPPPAPLFEPGELTSWSFYRAGIAEFIATFLFLYITILTVMGVVKSKSKCTTVGIQGIAWAFGGTIFALVYSTAGISGGHINPAVTFGLFLARKLSLTRAVFYIVMQTLGAIAGAAVVKGFEKSSTFEMLGGGANSVAHGYTKGQGLGAEIIGTFVLVYTVFSATDAKRSARDSHVPILAPLPIGFAVFLVHLATIPVTGTGINPARSLGAAIIYNKKHAWDDHWIFWVGPFIGAALAALYHVVVIRAIPFKSK from the exons ATGGAGGGCAAGGAAGAGGATGTTAGGCTGGGAGCGAACAAGTACTCAGAGAGGCAGCCGATCGGGACGTCGGCTCAGAGCCAGGACGACGGGAAGGACTACAAGGAACCACCGCCTGCTCCACTGTTCGAGCCCGGCGAGCTGACGTCATGGTCGTTCTACAGGGCCGGGATCGCCGAGTTCATCGCCACTTTCCTGTTCCTCTACATCACAATCTTGACGGTGATGGGCGTTGTCAAGTCGAAGTCGAAGTGCACGACGGTCGGGATTCAAGGAATCGCTTGGGCTTTTGGCGGGACCATCTTCGCCCTCGTCTACAGCACCGCCGGCATCTCCG GTGGTCACATAAACCCGGCGGTGACTTTCGGGCTGTTTTTGGCCAGGAAGCTGTCGCTGACCAGGGCGGTGTTCTACATAGTTATGCAGACCCTCGGAGCTATCGCCGGTGCCGCCGTCGTGAAGGGCTTCGAGAAGAGCTCCACCTTCGAGATGCTGGGCGGTGGTGCCAACTCTGTTGCCCATGGTTACACCAAGGGTCAAGGACTTGGTGCTGAGATCATCGGCACCTTTGTCCTCGTCTACACCGTTTTCTCCGCCACTGACGCTAAGCGTAGCGCCAGAGACTCCCACGTTCCG ATTTTGGCTCCGTTGCCAATTGGGTTCGCCGTGTTCTTGGTGCACTTGGCCACCATCCCCGTCACCGGAACTGGCATCAACCCAGCAAGAAGTCTTGGCGCTGCCATCATCTACAACAAGAAGCATGCCTGGGATGACCAC TGGATATTCTGGGTTGGACCGTTCATTGGGGCAGCACTTGCAGCTTTGTACCACGTGGTTGTGATCAGGGCCATCCCTTTCAAGTCCAAGTGA
- the LOC103455115 gene encoding UDP-glycosyltransferase 76F1 has translation MEQSKGRRVILFPLPFQGHINPTLELANILHSKGFSIAIIYTNFNSLNPSTLNPHFTYHSIPVDLTENENSIKDPTLHLSILNAKCVEPFRECLAGLLSDDVNSEDPIACLITDPIFDFTRSVAESFKLPRIVLRTGGAASFAVYAAFPLLKEKGYLPIPDSRLEEPVTELLPIKVKDLPMMADCDPEDFYQLITNMANEPKASHGLIFNTFEDLEGQELATLRQEYYPNIPIFSLGPFHKCGPTTSSSSTSLLAQDQSCISWLNTQAPKSVAYVSFGSIAEIDQVQFLEVAWGLANSGQPFLWVVRPGLVQESDWLEALPDGFLEALNERAHVVKWAPQKEVLAHPAVGVFWTHCGWNSTLESICEGVPMICTPCFSDQMVDARFVSDVWKVGLQLEHGIERGEVERTIRRLMVEKEGEEIKERALKLMEKANLSLKEGGSSYQSLDGLVNHILSL, from the exons ATGGAGCAAAGCAAAGGCAGGAGAGTCATCCTCTTCCCACTGCCCTTCCAAGGGCACATAAACCCTACGCTAGAACTGGCCAACATTCTGCATTCCAAAGGCTTCTCCATAGCCATCATCTACACCAACTTCAACTCCCTCAATCCTTCAACCCTAAATCCACACTTCACCTACCATTCAATCCCTGTTGACTTGACAGAAAACGAAAACTCCATCAAGGATCCCACCCTTCATCTTTCTATTCTAAATGCTAAATGTGTTGAGCCTTTCAGAGAATGCTTGGCCGGGTTGTTATCCGACGATGTTAATTCGGAGGACCCCATTGCATGCTTGATCACGGATCCTATCTTCGACTTCACTCGATCGGTTGCAGAGAGCTTTAAGCTGCCGAGGATCGTGTTAAGGACCGGGGGTGCCGCTTCCTTCGCTGTTTATGCTGCATTTCCACTTCTCAAGGAAAAGGGTTACCTACCAATACCAG ATTCTCGACTAGAAGAGCCAGTGACGGAACTTTTACCTATCAAAGTTAAAGATCTACCAATGATGGCTGATTGTGACCCTGAAGATTTCTATCAACTGATAACCAACATGGCAAATGAACCCAAGGCTTCTCATGGACTCATCTTCAATACTTTTGAAGATCTTGAAGGACAAGAACTTGCCACACTTCGCCAAGAATATTACCCCAATATTCCAATTTTCTCACTAGGGCCATTTCACAAGTGTGGCCCTACaacctcttcttcttcaactaGTTTGTTAGCACAAGACCAAAGTTGCATTTCATGGCTAAACACTCAAGCGCCAAAATCTGTTGCTTATGTTAGCTTTGGGAGCATTGCCGAGATAGATCAAGTTCAATTTTTGGAGGTTGCTTGGGGGTTGGCCAACAGTGGCCAACCTTTTTTGTGGGTGGTTCGACCTGGATTAGTTCAAGAGTCGGATTGGCTTGAAGCGTTGCCTGACGGGTTTCTAGAAGCGTTGAACGAGAGGGCCCATGTCGTGAAATGGGCTCCACAAAAAGAAGTGTTGGCCCACCCAGCAGTCGGAGTCTTTTGGACACACTGTGGTTGGAATTCTACATTGGAAAGCATTTGTGAAGGCGTACCTATGATTTGTACGCCATGTTTCAGTGATCAAATGGTGGATGCAAGATTTGTGAGCGATGTTTGGAAGGTAGGGTTGCAATTGGAGCATGGGATTGAGAGAGGTGAGGTTGAAAGAACAATTAGAAGACTGATGGTCGAGAAAGAAGGGGAAGAGATCAAAGAGAGAGCCTTAAAGTTGATGGAAAAGGCAAATCTTTCCCTCAAAGAAGGTGGCTCTTCATACCAATCTTTAGATGGCTTGGTTAATCATATTTTATCCTTATAA